In Holophagales bacterium, one DNA window encodes the following:
- a CDS encoding DUF1428 domain-containing protein produces MTYVDGFVIPVPKKNLAAYRKVARAAGKVWMECGALSYTEAVGDDLKPKYGARFPPMTKMKTGETVIFSFIVYKSRKHRDSVNAKVMKDPRMAKLMKLPMLFDVKRMAFGGFKTIVEM; encoded by the coding sequence ATGACCTACGTCGACGGATTCGTGATCCCGGTACCGAAGAAGAACCTCGCGGCGTATCGCAAGGTCGCGCGCGCGGCGGGCAAGGTGTGGATGGAGTGCGGCGCGCTTTCCTACACCGAGGCCGTCGGCGACGACCTGAAGCCGAAGTACGGTGCGCGCTTTCCACCGATGACGAAGATGAAGACCGGCGAGACCGTGATCTTCTCCTTCATCGTCTACAAGTCGCGCAAGCACCGCGACAGCGTGAACGCGAAGGTCATGAAGGACCCGCGCATGGCGAAGCTGATGAAGCTGCCGATGCTCTTCGACGTCAAGCGCATGGCCTTCGGCGGGTTCAAGACGATCGTCGAGATGTAG